From a single Natronorubrum tibetense GA33 genomic region:
- a CDS encoding DUF7124 domain-containing protein yields the protein MNGGSDMTLAFELEALKELASPESVFEDARGWTEYIGVVSEKPTYVVTNFTRKNRIRQDFFSGPRGKAESLEGVKDQFDTDRYVLIASSEEDEQLAEEVGWEYLDVEDAAEAADWIVASSAEDDADDAEPVRDDWP from the coding sequence ATGAACGGCGGTAGCGACATGACCCTGGCGTTCGAACTCGAGGCGCTGAAAGAGCTCGCGTCGCCCGAGAGCGTCTTCGAAGACGCGAGGGGCTGGACCGAGTACATCGGCGTCGTCTCCGAGAAGCCCACCTACGTGGTGACGAACTTCACGCGCAAGAACCGCATCCGACAGGATTTCTTCTCGGGCCCGCGCGGCAAAGCCGAGAGCTTAGAAGGCGTCAAAGATCAGTTCGATACCGATCGCTACGTCCTGATCGCTTCAAGCGAGGAAGACGAACAACTCGCCGAGGAGGTCGGCTGGGAGTATCTCGACGTCGAAGACGCGGCCGAGGCCGCTGACTGGATCGTCGCCTCGAGCGCCGAAGATGACGCGGACGACGCCGAACCGGTTCGCGACGACTGGCCGTAG